One genomic window of Polaromonas sp. SP1 includes the following:
- a CDS encoding urate hydroxylase PuuD, translating to MENYLLDWANLLLRWVHVITAIAWVGSSFYFVFLDSSLTPPEDEDLKKQGVSGELWAVHGGGFYHPVKFAVKPPQLPAHLHWFYWESYSTWLSGFALFTISYLWNAGTYLVDKSLMNWSPGAAGAVALSFFVIFWMLYDGVCQWFGQRKNGDAIVGALVAVLVCAASWLACHWFAGRAAFLLVGAMMATAMSANVFFWIIPGQRKVVAAIKAGQPVDAVHGQRGKQRSVHNTYFTLPVLFAMLSNHYSFTWSHPQNWLVLILMMLAGAAIRQFFVLRHGYKLGRNRHPLAYALVGVTVIIGVIVWMKPVPPAATPVAINSGATTQGTVLAAGQNGYQNVQAIMAQRCYLCHGEQVQMKNVRLDSPAALKSHAQQVYQQVVVSKLMPMNNATGITDAERLAVKGWFEAGAKTD from the coding sequence ATGGAAAACTACCTCCTCGACTGGGCCAACCTGCTGCTGCGCTGGGTCCATGTCATCACCGCCATCGCCTGGGTTGGCTCTTCGTTTTATTTTGTCTTTCTCGACAGCAGCCTCACGCCGCCTGAAGATGAAGACCTCAAAAAGCAGGGCGTGAGCGGCGAGCTCTGGGCCGTGCACGGCGGCGGTTTTTACCACCCCGTCAAATTCGCCGTCAAGCCGCCGCAACTGCCGGCTCACCTGCACTGGTTCTACTGGGAAAGCTACAGCACCTGGTTGTCGGGCTTTGCGCTTTTCACGATCTCCTATTTGTGGAACGCCGGCACCTACCTCGTCGACAAGTCGCTGATGAACTGGTCGCCCGGTGCGGCTGGTGCGGTGGCGCTGTCTTTCTTTGTGATTTTCTGGATGCTGTACGACGGCGTTTGCCAATGGTTTGGGCAAAGGAAAAATGGCGATGCCATCGTCGGCGCACTGGTCGCGGTGCTGGTGTGTGCCGCCTCCTGGCTGGCGTGCCACTGGTTTGCCGGGCGTGCCGCCTTTTTGCTGGTGGGCGCGATGATGGCCACCGCCATGAGCGCCAATGTGTTCTTCTGGATCATCCCCGGCCAGCGCAAGGTCGTTGCCGCCATCAAGGCCGGCCAGCCGGTCGACGCCGTGCACGGCCAGCGCGGCAAGCAGCGCAGTGTGCACAACACCTACTTCACGCTGCCGGTGTTGTTTGCCATGCTCAGCAACCACTACAGCTTTACCTGGAGCCACCCGCAAAACTGGCTGGTGCTGATTTTGATGATGCTGGCCGGCGCCGCCATACGCCAGTTTTTTGTGCTGCGCCACGGCTACAAGCTGGGCCGCAACCGGCACCCGCTGGCCTATGCGCTGGTCGGCGTGACCGTCATCATTGGCGTGATTGTGTGGATGAAGCCCGTACCACCCGCCGCCACACCGGTTGCTATCAATTCAGGAGCTACAACCCAAGGCACTGTATTGGCTGCAGGCCAAAATGGCTATCAAAACGTGCAGGCCATCATGGCCCAGCGCTGCTACCTCTGCCATGGCGAGCAGGTGCAGATGAAGAATGTGCGGCTTGATTCACCCGCCGCGCTGAAGAGCCACGCGCAGCAGGTCTACCAGCAGGTGGTGGTCAGCAAACTCATGCCCATGAACAACGCCACCGGCATCACCGATGCCGAGCGGCTGGCGGTCAAGGGCTGGTTTGAGGCGGGTGCCAAAACCGATTGA
- a CDS encoding multidrug efflux SMR transporter, producing MNSYLALGIAIVAEVIATTALKSSDSFTRLVPSIITVAGYGTALYFLTVTMKSIPTGVTYAIWSGLGIVLISITSFFVHNQKIDLWGMVGMALIIAGVVVLNLFSNSTMA from the coding sequence ATGAACTCCTACCTCGCCCTGGGCATCGCCATCGTTGCCGAAGTCATCGCCACCACGGCCCTGAAGTCCAGCGACAGCTTCACGCGGCTGGTGCCTTCGATCATCACCGTGGCCGGCTACGGCACCGCGCTGTACTTCCTCACGGTGACGATGAAGTCCATCCCGACCGGTGTGACCTACGCGATCTGGTCGGGCCTGGGCATCGTGCTGATCAGCATCACCAGCTTTTTTGTGCACAACCAGAAGATCGACCTCTGGGGCATGGTCGGCATGGCGCTGATCATCGCGGGCGTGGTGGTGCTCAACCTCTTTTCAAACTCGACCATGGCGTGA
- a CDS encoding glycerate kinase, protein MTAAQTPAIQPTPDPAKQPREFLEHLYQAAVRRALPLENTARYLPQPPAPESGGRTIVIGAGKAGGSMAQAVEALWPADAPLEGLVVTRYHHIPPRPEGLKQRIEIVEASHPVPDAAGLEAAQRILAMVQGLTENDLVLCLISGGGSALLTLPAEGLTLTDKQRINKELLNSGANISEMNCVRKHLSRIKGGRLAAACAPARVVTLTISDVPGDDPSIIASGPTVPDATSCAEAVAILQRYGIEVPGAIMSLLEQGALETPKPGDAAFTGHEVHMIATPQQSLEAAAAVARDAGLKAYILSDEMEGESREVGKVHAALARAVALKGQPFSKPCVILSGGETTVTVRKQPEGTPRGRGGRAGEFCMGLALALQGQPGVYALAADTDGIDGVEDNAGAYVAPDTLKQALAKGMKLDQYLDRNDAYGYFEPLGGLVIPGPTHTNVNDFRALLVL, encoded by the coding sequence ATGACCGCAGCCCAAACACCCGCCATTCAGCCCACACCCGACCCGGCCAAACAGCCGCGCGAATTCCTGGAACACCTCTACCAGGCCGCCGTCAGGCGCGCGCTGCCGCTGGAGAACACCGCGCGTTACCTGCCCCAACCACCCGCGCCCGAAAGCGGCGGCCGCACCATCGTGATCGGCGCAGGCAAGGCCGGCGGCTCGATGGCGCAGGCTGTCGAGGCCTTGTGGCCTGCCGATGCGCCGCTGGAAGGCCTGGTCGTCACGCGTTATCACCACATCCCGCCGCGGCCCGAGGGCTTGAAGCAACGCATCGAGATTGTTGAAGCCTCGCACCCGGTGCCTGATGCCGCCGGTCTTGAAGCCGCCCAGCGCATCCTGGCCATGGTGCAGGGCCTGACGGAAAACGATCTGGTGCTGTGTTTGATTTCGGGTGGCGGCTCCGCGCTGCTGACCTTGCCCGCCGAGGGCCTGACGCTGACGGACAAGCAGCGCATCAACAAGGAGCTGCTCAACAGCGGCGCCAATATTTCCGAGATGAACTGCGTGCGCAAGCACCTTTCGCGCATCAAGGGCGGGCGCCTGGCTGCGGCCTGCGCGCCGGCGCGTGTGGTGACGCTCACCATCAGCGATGTGCCGGGCGACGACCCGTCCATCATCGCCAGCGGCCCGACGGTGCCCGATGCCACCAGCTGCGCCGAGGCGGTGGCGATCCTGCAGCGTTACGGCATTGAAGTCCCCGGCGCTATCATGAGCCTGCTGGAGCAGGGCGCGCTCGAAACGCCCAAGCCCGGCGATGCGGCCTTCACCGGCCATGAGGTGCACATGATCGCCACACCGCAGCAAAGCCTGGAGGCCGCTGCCGCCGTGGCACGCGACGCCGGCCTGAAGGCCTACATCCTCAGCGACGAAATGGAAGGCGAGTCGCGCGAAGTCGGCAAAGTGCACGCGGCGCTGGCCCGTGCCGTGGCCTTGAAGGGCCAGCCCTTCAGCAAGCCCTGCGTGATCCTCAGCGGCGGCGAGACCACGGTGACGGTCCGCAAGCAGCCCGAGGGCACACCTCGTGGAAGAGGCGGCCGCGCCGGCGAATTCTGTATGGGCCTGGCACTGGCGCTGCAGGGCCAGCCCGGCGTGTACGCGCTCGCAGCCGACACCGACGGCATCGACGGCGTGGAAGACAATGCCGGCGCCTATGTAGCGCCCGATACGCTGAAACAAGCCCTCGCCAAAGGCATGAAGCTGGACCAGTACCTGGACCGCAACGACGCGTACGGCTACTTCGAGCCGCTGGGCGGGCTGGTGATTCCGGGGCCGACGCACACCAACGTCAACGATTTCAGGGCCTTGCTGGTCTTGTAA
- a CDS encoding SCO family protein, with the protein MLRTALLSAMLAFAGYAAAAWLTHGFQVWTAEGARRLEVALQPVPSPAVAIDGHGIAPQTLPQLFADGQSVTLVDFIYTRCQTVCLAMGSSFQQLQQALQERGGNVRLLSISFDGQHDKPAVLQAYSEKLSADPAVWRFVRVQDPQETQRLLRDFQVVVVPNGRGDFEHNAALLVVDNKGRLVRIFDYAEQQLALDYAYHLAGAAAPSTSPSP; encoded by the coding sequence ATGTTGCGCACCGCCCTGCTCAGCGCCATGCTGGCCTTTGCGGGCTATGCCGCCGCCGCGTGGTTGACACACGGTTTTCAGGTCTGGACGGCCGAGGGCGCACGCCGGCTTGAAGTCGCCCTGCAACCGGTGCCCAGCCCGGCGGTCGCCATCGACGGGCACGGCATCGCCCCGCAGACCCTGCCGCAGCTTTTTGCCGACGGGCAGTCGGTAACCCTGGTGGACTTCATCTACACGCGGTGCCAGACCGTCTGCCTGGCGATGGGCAGCAGTTTTCAGCAATTGCAGCAGGCATTGCAGGAACGCGGCGGCAACGTCAGGCTGCTTTCGATCAGCTTCGACGGCCAGCACGACAAGCCTGCGGTGCTGCAGGCTTATTCGGAGAAATTGAGCGCCGATCCGGCCGTCTGGCGATTCGTGCGTGTGCAGGACCCTCAGGAGACCCAACGCCTTCTCAGGGATTTCCAGGTCGTGGTGGTACCGAACGGCCGCGGCGATTTTGAGCACAACGCAGCGCTGCTGGTGGTCGACAACAAAGGCCGGCTGGTCCGCATCTTTGACTATGCGGAGCAGCAACTCGCACTCGACTATGCGTATCACCTGGCGGGCGCCGCCGCACCGTCAACATCACCGTCGCCATGA